From one Desulfobacterales bacterium genomic stretch:
- a CDS encoding helix-turn-helix transcriptional regulator — MKQISINKYEFKKLLGRNIKKLRMKAGLSQVELGKKIGFKSSGTVSQIERGAIGLNVENIYRASHILGVHPIALCSPFEISDDQVEIYRNIMTIFSEPTDPHIIETVKTVLELAVNNISLKKIAGKIREIEGMDINVEDLIDSILKSKKT, encoded by the coding sequence ATGAAACAAATTTCTATCAACAAATATGAATTTAAGAAACTTCTTGGACGAAATATCAAAAAATTACGTATGAAAGCTGGATTGTCTCAAGTTGAGCTTGGAAAAAAAATAGGTTTCAAAAGTAGTGGCACTGTTTCACAGATAGAAAGGGGTGCAATAGGATTAAACGTAGAAAATATTTATAGAGCATCTCATATTTTAGGAGTACATCCAATCGCATTATGCTCCCCTTTTGAAATTTCAGACGATCAGGTTGAAATATATCGAAATATTATGACTATTTTTTCGGAGCCCACTGATCCTCATATTATAGAAACAGTAAAAACAGTTCTTGAATTGGCTGTGAACAATATATCTTTAAAAAAAATAGCTGGAAAAATTCGAGAGATAGAGGGCATGGATATTAATGTTGAAGATCTAATTGATAGCATTTTAAAATCAAAAAAAACATAA
- a CDS encoding helix-turn-helix transcriptional regulator produces MKKARSYKSILGKKIRVLRELRGWSQLKLALELNYSSSGSISLIESGERGMDQERIAEAARLLGVHPAKLLSPNDISKEEIEMFAYLQQAIENKAATLPAIKILLKEAAERK; encoded by the coding sequence ATGAAAAAAGCTCGTTCTTACAAAAGTATTTTAGGAAAAAAAATCCGAGTTCTGCGAGAGTTGCGCGGTTGGTCGCAATTGAAATTAGCGCTCGAACTCAACTATAGCTCCTCTGGCTCTATATCATTAATTGAATCGGGAGAGCGTGGCATGGACCAAGAAAGAATAGCTGAAGCCGCAAGACTGTTGGGCGTACACCCTGCTAAATTATTGTCTCCGAATGATATTTCGAAAGAAGAAATAGAAATGTTTGCTTATCTGCAACAAGCAATAGAAAATAAAGCAGCGACTCTGCCGGCAATAAAAATTCTCCTAAAGGAGGCCGCTGAGAGGAAATAA